From the genome of Dehalococcoidales bacterium:
GTCGATTGTATTAACAATAAAGAACCAGATTACAGGATACCCCGTAGAACTGCCCGGAAGGGTGCAGCAGTAACTGAGCAAGGGGAAACCCGGGAATGAAGAGAGAACTGGCAGAGACGCTGGACGAGTGCATCAAGAGAATAGCCAACGGAGAGACGGTTGAGGCCTGCCTGGCTGATTACCCTGATGTGCGTTCGAAGATTGAGCCGTTGCTATATACGGCATTGTCTGTTTCTGCCACTCCCGGGATAGTAGCCCCGGAAGCATTCAGGATCATGTCCGGTGCACGTCTGCTGGCACGAATTCGCAAGGAGGCCATACAACCCCAGGCGGCGAGACGCCAGCAAAATACATCACCGTTTGACATTCTCGGTCTCGGATATCAATGGTTACGGCAGGCTTTAACTGGTTTAGCAGGAATGAAGAGGACTGTGATTCCAGTAGCATTGACCGTATCTCTTATCCTTGGTGCTGCCATTGGCGGGCTACGTCTCATGTGGGCAGCCCCGGCCCTGGCATCTCAGTGTACCCTGAGTGTATTCAGCGGTAGTGTCGAGATACAGTCTCCAGAGGAGACAAGTTGGCAACAGGGTACTGACGGCATGACCCTGTCCGTAGGTGACCGCGTAAGGACGGCTATAAATTCCGGTGCGTTGCTTACTTTCTTTGAGGGTAGCACCATCAAACTCGAATCTGAGACCGACGTACAGATTCAGCAGGTCGAGCGTGCTCAGGATGAATCTGTCAGGATTACCCTGAAGCAATGGCTGGGCAGGACATGGAGTCGTGTGGTGAAAATGGCAGGTACAGGTTCCCATTATGAGATTGAAACGCCATCGGCAACAGCCGTAGTGCGAGGGACCCTGTTTTCTACCATTGTTGATGAAGCTGGATCGACAGAGGTTGCGACAACTTCGGGACTGGTTAGTGTGGTTGCACAGGGTGAAGAAGTATACCTGCCACCCAGTCAGAAGACCGAGGTACAGGCGGGAAGCGCTCCATCGCAGCCAGAGACAGTGCCTGCCATCCGGAATGAGCTCGTAGTTAGAGTTGACATGCCAGCGGTAGCCTCGTTATGCGACCCCACCGGCTCAAGTACCGGGACTCTGCTAACCGGTCTGTCGTTCAACCAGATTGCCGGCTCCCTGTCTTTAATACCGGCCGAAGGCACCCAGCAAATATCCGTACCTGATCCGATAGGTGGTGAATACGTTGTCGCTCTACGGTATCTCTCTCAGGGAACGGCGAATTTCAGTATTGAGGCTCAATCTGATGGCAAGCCGGTCTTTGGGCATAGCGGTGTTCTCGAAGCAGACGGCGAGGGTGGATGGCTCATACGCTTCAATCTTATAATCGAGAACAACCTGATTTCCGGTGGTGAAGTAGTCGGAACCGAGCCGCTTGGGGACGAGGCGCCCGAGAATATAGTGGAACCTGAAGCGGCTAAAGAAAGTCGAATACAATCAAAGCCACCCGGTCAGGATAAAAACAACGGGTCTACTCAAGGCGTGGAGCAAGACCGGGGAAGTGAAGATGTCCAGGAGCAGCGTCATAGCGAGTCTGGTGGACAGGCCCAGGATGAGGGCAAAGACCAGGGCCAGGATGGTGAACGTACCAAAGGTAAGAGTATGCCTGACGAAGAAGTTGACGAAGATACCCGCGATTTTTTGGATGACTTCTTCAAGCGAGTTGGCGAACAGACCCGGGCTGAAGACAAGGATCAGAGCCAATCTGGCAAACAGGACCAGGACAAAGACACGGATCTGAGCCCACCCGATCAGCAGGTCCAGGCTAAATACACAGGTCAGAGCCAACCCGACCAGCAGGTCCAGGATAAAAGCACGGGCCAGAGCCAACCCGATCAACAGGTCCAGACTAAATACACAGGTCAGAGCCAACCCGACCAGCAGGTCCAGGATAAAAGCACGGGCCAGGGCCCACCTGATCAGCAGATCCAGGCTAAATACACAGGTCAGAGCCAACCCGATCAGCAGGTCCAGGACAAAGACACGGATCTGAGCCCACCCGATAAGCAGGTCCAGGCTAAAAGCACGGGCCAGGGCCCGCCTGATAAGCAGGACCAGGATAATAATAGGGATCTGAGCCAACCTGGTAAGCCAGCACTAGGATAAAGATAAACTCCAGAAATGAGGCAGTTCTCCCTCAGAAATCAGCCAGGGTAGTGAGCCAGACTCTGGACTTCAGGAGAAGTCTTTTCCTGGTTCTACATACCATCTTCACCAACGAGGTGTATACCGGAATACCTGTCTGATACCAGGACAACAAGCGAAGTCTCGAATCTATCGTAGCTCGGAAAGCTTGCCCCAACCAACTTCAGCAGAGACGCCTTTAACCGTGCCACACTATGTCTGGGGCATACATGCCGTTCTCAGCAGGAACCCGCTGCCCGAGAGAAGAGCCTTCATCAGGAGCTTCACCAAGGATGTCACAGTCACCGGGCGGGAAGTCCTGCGCACTGCTGTTCAAACCAGGAGAACCCAAACCACCCCGCGGTGCCACTGAAGACAGGAAAGGCCGTGTGTTCTGGTTCTCCAACTACGTTGTACCGGCCTAATACATCCCTGCATCCCTAAAGAAGCCCGGCATTGTTTCAGTGGCGTGGTGTGCTTCTCCTTCGAGAAGCAGGTATAGGCGCAAGTCAGACCACATCCCGATGTTTGTTCAATCTACCCGCCTCGTCTTATCGCAGTGATTCAACACGGTCTTTCAGGTCTTGCCTGCTGGTCATTTCAGCAACGGTGTCCAAGAACTCCTTGACCGAGCCAGACTTGCTCCTCAGTTCCCTCAATTCGACCCCGATCGGACTGATAGAGCTTGCTTCGTCAGCGTATGTACCGTGCCAGGCGAAGTAGGCCTGATTCAGTTTCCTGATGTGGTAGCCCTCTGAAGCCAGATGCTGGCGCTTCCGCTCCATGAATTGCTCAGCTGCTTCGACTTCTCCCCTGGCCAGATAGTCATCAACCGCCAGCCTTATTTCCCTCATCTCCCGGTCGAAGTCAGACGTATCCTCTTGAACTTCTCTCTGCCCCGGGTAGTATCTGTCGCAGATATCCTTGCCAATCTCTTCACTTATCATGCCTGCGGCAGTCTCATTCATGGTGGCTACCTCGTAATTCCGCGATATACCAAGGAGGTCCAGCATGTATTGAAAACCCAACGGCTTAAAAGCCAGGTATTGATGTATCCATTCCTCAACTGCAGTCTCAATGGTGAAGTACAGATTATCACTATTGGTAACAAAGCTAGGGTAAGCTCCTGCAAAACCCCCAAGCCTTACTATCAATGAAGAAACACCCAACTTATCGACCTGAGCCTCGATGCTTTCTATTTGCTCAGGGCTGAGATTCGGCTGCAACATGATTTCTCTCATGCTCTCTATTCTGCCTCTCGGCGAGATTACCAGCAGGCGGGGCAGTGTTGTGAGCCTCAGATTCACCGGCGGGAAACCGAAGATGTGCTCTTGAATCAATGCGTCCTTTATCTGATTCTCCAGGATCTTTTCCACCGTGTCCTGTAACGGCTTTCTGCGGTCCTCGGTGGCAGCGAAATACTCGACAACTATGCCTGGCGGATTGTCAAGGTCCTGGTCTATGCTGCGTACCCATTGACTGAATTCATGTTGAAGACTGGTAGCCTCCCATACTGGAATGCTGAAACGATAGGACTCCACGATTGAGCTCAACTGCGTATTGAAATTGTTGCCAGTGGTACAACCTCCACCGAGTAAGTAGGCTGATAGCAAAGTGATAGCAAGAATACCGGTCAGTACACAGATGCACCAACTCGTGAGGCAGGTCATAACGGCGTGGCCGGTATTGAGACCCAGAGTTTGCCTCACCGCCACAATACCGGCAATGAGAGCCCAAATAGATGAGCCAAGCCACAGAAACCCTCCTATCACAGGGGTGAACAGGAAGATCCCCAGCACTGCGGGAGAGGTCGAGAAGCCGACAGCACGAAGCAATCCTCCCTTTGTGGCCGATACCCTTGAGCCCTTGAATGCCTTCATTCCAATGATATAGACAATGAAGGACCACATAAGCCATCCAACGAGCGAGCCAAGCAGACCGAACAGCAGGCCCCAGACCGACCATATTCCTGCCCATCTGAATACTCCGGCTACGCCAGCGCCTATACCTGTTGCCAGGCTTACCAATACCACGGTGAGGAATGCACGCCCACTGGCAGTAGTCTCGGTCCCTACTTCCTCATAGAGGCTGATATCGAGCTTTGCTGCCCGAAGCATCCTGCTAACAAGTGACGGTGAGCGCACGTCCCGCTTCTCCTTAGCCCCGATTTGCTAATACCGACACATCTTCCATGACCTGCAACGTGTTTCAGTCTACGGTATCCTGGTCAATGAGAATAGGCAAGCCGTTGTACAATACATTTCATCGGGACGTGTGACTTTCTGGAGGTCGTTCCAGCTATTTCTAGAGGAGACAAGCCGGAATCCGGTTATCCGGAGTGAGAAAGCATCAATCCCGCCTGGCAGCAGGTTCTTCAACCACTGTGGTCGTTCTCTAGCTGAAGCAATTTCCACGGGTCCCTTCGCCAACGCCTGCACCCTCTCGCGGACCTGCCGCCTTGTCGCGTGATCAGGTATCGGTGACCGGCTACGTAGAATGAAGACTGGGGGTATGTTAGCATACCCCCAGTCAATTTGTCCTGGCGTGTGGAACGGTGTCC
Proteins encoded in this window:
- a CDS encoding FecR domain-containing protein, with the translated sequence MKRELAETLDECIKRIANGETVEACLADYPDVRSKIEPLLYTALSVSATPGIVAPEAFRIMSGARLLARIRKEAIQPQAARRQQNTSPFDILGLGYQWLRQALTGLAGMKRTVIPVALTVSLILGAAIGGLRLMWAAPALASQCTLSVFSGSVEIQSPEETSWQQGTDGMTLSVGDRVRTAINSGALLTFFEGSTIKLESETDVQIQQVERAQDESVRITLKQWLGRTWSRVVKMAGTGSHYEIETPSATAVVRGTLFSTIVDEAGSTEVATTSGLVSVVAQGEEVYLPPSQKTEVQAGSAPSQPETVPAIRNELVVRVDMPAVASLCDPTGSSTGTLLTGLSFNQIAGSLSLIPAEGTQQISVPDPIGGEYVVALRYLSQGTANFSIEAQSDGKPVFGHSGVLEADGEGGWLIRFNLIIENNLISGGEVVGTEPLGDEAPENIVEPEAAKESRIQSKPPGQDKNNGSTQGVEQDRGSEDVQEQRHSESGGQAQDEGKDQGQDGERTKGKSMPDEEVDEDTRDFLDDFFKRVGEQTRAEDKDQSQSGKQDQDKDTDLSPPDQQVQAKYTGQSQPDQQVQDKSTGQSQPDQQVQTKYTGQSQPDQQVQDKSTGQGPPDQQIQAKYTGQSQPDQQVQDKDTDLSPPDKQVQAKSTGQGPPDKQDQDNNRDLSQPGKPALG